In a single window of the Falsibacillus pallidus genome:
- the scpA gene encoding methylmalonyl-CoA mutase, with amino-acid sequence MSKPSFKQINPFSTYGTQQPLHENDVIKYGTNENITIKSRYVESDINSAEHLEDLPGLAPFTRGPYPTMYVNRPWTVRQYAGFSTAEESNAFYRRNLAMGQKGLSVAFDLATHRGYDSDHPRVEGDVGKAGVAIDSILDMKILFDGIPLDQMSVSMTMNGAVLPIMAFYIVTAEEQGVEKEKLAGTIQNDILKEYMVRNTYIYPPEMSMKIIADIFEYTSKHMPKFNSISISGYHMQEAGATADIELAYTLADGLEYVRTGLSAGINIDSFAPRLSFFWAIGMNYFMEVAKLRAARRIWAKMIQEFSPENAKSLALRTHSQTSGWSLTEQDPFNNVTRTLIEAHAAAMGHTQSLHTNALDEAIALPTDFSARIARNTQLYLQEETGITNVIDPWGGSYYVEALTHELMEKAWAHIEEIEQLGGMTKAIETGLPKMRIEEAAAKRQAMIDSGKESIIGVNKFRLDKEDPIETLDIDNTAVRQKQIQRLQLLKSERDEKAVAGTLAALSEAAKNGEGNLLELAVEAARARATLGEISDAVENACGRHKAVIRSISGVYSNTFTNEEEIESVRQLTEEFLENEGRRPRIMIAKMGQDGHDRGAKVIATAFADLGFDVDIGPLFQTPAETAMQAVENDVHVIGVSSLAAGHKTLLPQLVGELKKLGRDDILVVIGGVIPPQDYAYLYEQGAAAIFGPGTVIPPAAQKVIEEIYRRLGYEEVME; translated from the coding sequence ATGAGTAAGCCTTCTTTTAAACAAATAAACCCATTTTCAACGTATGGGACGCAACAACCATTACATGAAAATGATGTTATCAAGTATGGAACCAATGAAAATATCACTATCAAATCACGATATGTCGAATCGGATATCAATAGTGCTGAACATCTGGAAGATTTACCAGGTCTTGCTCCATTCACGAGAGGCCCCTATCCTACGATGTATGTGAACCGCCCTTGGACAGTAAGGCAGTATGCAGGATTTTCAACAGCAGAAGAGAGCAATGCCTTCTATAGAAGAAACCTTGCAATGGGCCAAAAGGGTTTATCGGTAGCGTTCGACTTAGCCACACATAGGGGCTATGACTCCGATCACCCCAGGGTAGAAGGGGATGTAGGGAAAGCAGGCGTTGCCATCGATTCCATTCTGGATATGAAGATTTTATTCGATGGGATCCCGCTTGATCAAATGTCTGTTTCGATGACAATGAATGGTGCTGTACTGCCAATCATGGCATTTTATATCGTCACAGCGGAAGAACAGGGAGTCGAAAAGGAAAAGCTCGCTGGAACGATTCAAAATGATATTTTAAAAGAATATATGGTAAGGAATACGTATATCTACCCTCCTGAAATGTCGATGAAGATCATTGCCGACATTTTTGAGTATACATCCAAACATATGCCGAAATTCAACAGTATAAGCATCTCGGGCTATCATATGCAGGAGGCTGGCGCCACTGCGGACATCGAATTGGCCTACACATTGGCAGATGGATTGGAATATGTAAGGACAGGCCTGTCTGCAGGCATAAATATTGATTCTTTTGCTCCGAGGCTTTCTTTCTTCTGGGCAATCGGCATGAATTATTTCATGGAAGTCGCAAAGCTGAGGGCTGCCAGAAGGATTTGGGCAAAGATGATCCAGGAGTTTTCTCCGGAGAATGCCAAGTCACTGGCTCTTCGCACACATTCCCAGACATCCGGCTGGAGTTTGACTGAACAGGATCCATTCAATAATGTGACCCGAACATTAATTGAAGCACACGCTGCTGCTATGGGGCATACTCAATCGCTCCATACGAATGCACTTGATGAAGCCATCGCACTTCCAACAGACTTTTCGGCACGAATTGCACGAAATACACAGTTATATCTGCAAGAAGAAACAGGAATCACCAATGTAATCGATCCATGGGGAGGATCCTACTATGTAGAAGCCCTTACTCATGAATTGATGGAAAAAGCATGGGCACATATCGAGGAGATTGAACAGCTCGGCGGGATGACAAAAGCAATTGAAACCGGACTTCCAAAGATGAGGATTGAAGAGGCGGCTGCTAAGCGGCAGGCAATGATCGATTCCGGCAAAGAGTCCATCATTGGCGTCAATAAATTCCGCCTGGATAAAGAAGATCCGATTGAAACGCTTGATATTGATAATACGGCTGTACGTCAAAAACAAATTCAGCGATTGCAGCTGCTGAAATCTGAAAGAGATGAAAAAGCAGTCGCCGGGACACTGGCTGCATTAAGTGAAGCTGCCAAAAACGGTGAAGGGAATTTATTGGAACTTGCGGTCGAAGCGGCAAGAGCGAGAGCGACGCTTGGGGAAATTTCAGATGCTGTTGAAAATGCATGTGGACGCCATAAAGCGGTCATCCGCTCGATTAGCGGTGTATACAGCAATACTTTCACGAACGAGGAAGAAATTGAATCTGTCCGTCAATTGACTGAGGAATTCCTGGAAAACGAAGGAAGAAGACCAAGGATCATGATTGCCAAAATGGGTCAGGACGGACATGATCGGGGAGCAAAAGTCATTGCTACCGCATTCGCTGATTTAGGATTTGATGTGGATATTGGTCCATTGTTCCAGACCCCTGCTGAAACGGCTATGCAGGCAGTCGAAAATGATGTACATGTCATTGGGGTCAGTTCACTTGCAGCAGGACATAAAACATTGCTTCCACAGTTGGTAGGAGAGCTGAAAAAACTAGGTAGAGATGACATTCTTGTCGTAATCGGAGGAGTCATCCCTCCTCAAGATTATGCTTATTTATATGAGCAGGGAGCAGCAGCCATTTTTGGACCAGGAACAGTCATTCCTCCTGCTGCACAAAAAGTGATCGAAGAAATTTATCGGAGATTGGGCTATGAGGAAGTGATGGAATAA
- the meaB gene encoding methylmalonyl Co-A mutase-associated GTPase MeaB: protein MEESQKRPRFKKKSGLTIDVNALVNGVLAKERTSLAKAITLIESNSSEHQSLSQTMLKQLLPHTGKSVRIGITGVPGAGKSTFIESFGTMLCDMGHRVAVLAVDPSSTMTGGSILGDKTRMEKLVRHPRAFVRPSPSGGTLGGVHRKTRESIAACEAAGYDVILVETVGVGQSEVIVRGMVDFFMLLVLTGAGDELQGMKKGIMELADAIIVNKADGGNIKPAQKTKSEYNQILHFLQPATKGWTTRAYTCSALHYTGIEEIWDIIDSFMENTKKTGIFMERRHSQAKEWLYSSIHDRLAQEFFQDERIKKALPSILEQVTKEERTVSSALEHLFDVYNKNS, encoded by the coding sequence ATGGAAGAAAGCCAAAAGCGTCCTCGATTCAAAAAAAAGAGCGGTTTGACTATTGATGTGAATGCGCTTGTTAATGGAGTCCTGGCGAAAGAAAGGACATCTTTGGCCAAAGCGATAACATTGATTGAAAGCAATTCTTCCGAGCATCAATCCCTTAGCCAGACAATGTTAAAACAGCTGCTTCCCCATACAGGGAAATCAGTCCGTATCGGGATCACCGGGGTGCCGGGGGCGGGAAAAAGCACGTTCATCGAATCGTTTGGTACAATGCTCTGTGACATGGGCCATAGGGTAGCGGTGCTCGCAGTGGATCCAAGCTCTACCATGACCGGGGGGAGCATTCTTGGCGACAAAACAAGGATGGAAAAGCTTGTAAGGCATCCACGTGCATTTGTCCGCCCTTCCCCTTCCGGCGGGACCCTCGGCGGGGTGCATCGGAAAACAAGAGAATCAATTGCTGCATGTGAAGCTGCAGGCTATGATGTCATCTTAGTGGAAACCGTCGGAGTGGGTCAGAGCGAAGTAATTGTGAGGGGCATGGTAGACTTCTTTATGCTTCTTGTTCTGACGGGGGCAGGCGACGAATTACAAGGTATGAAAAAAGGGATCATGGAGCTTGCAGATGCCATTATTGTGAATAAAGCAGATGGCGGGAATATAAAGCCCGCACAAAAAACCAAGTCTGAATATAATCAAATCCTGCACTTCCTGCAGCCGGCGACGAAGGGATGGACCACACGGGCTTATACCTGTTCGGCACTACATTATACGGGGATAGAAGAAATTTGGGATATCATCGATTCATTTATGGAGAATACGAAGAAAACAGGGATCTTTATGGAAAGACGGCATTCGCAGGCAAAGGAATGGCTTTATTCTTCCATCCATGACCGACTTGCGCAGGAATTCTTTCAGGACGAAAGGATAAAGAAAGCTTTACCGTCCATCCTTGAACAAGTAACGAAAGAAGAAAGAACCGTATCAAGCGCGCTCGAACACCTTTTTGATGTATATAATAAAAATTCATAA
- a CDS encoding BrxA/BrxB family bacilliredoxin yields the protein MSMDFNLFMNDVVRQARQEIEAAGYEQLKTAEEVEAAFANKGTTLVMINSVCGCAGGIARPAAAHAIHYDNRPDHLVTVFAGQDKEATAKARSYFTEYPPSSPSFAILKDGKLCTMVERHEIEGHDPMSVVNKLQSYFDQYCEEM from the coding sequence ATGAGCATGGATTTTAACTTATTTATGAATGATGTAGTAAGACAGGCCCGCCAGGAAATAGAAGCAGCCGGCTACGAACAATTGAAGACTGCTGAAGAAGTGGAAGCAGCCTTTGCCAATAAAGGAACTACATTGGTCATGATCAACTCTGTCTGCGGCTGTGCCGGGGGAATTGCAAGACCAGCAGCTGCCCACGCCATCCATTATGATAATCGCCCAGATCACTTAGTGACTGTCTTTGCAGGTCAAGATAAAGAAGCTACTGCAAAAGCAAGAAGCTATTTTACTGAATATCCGCCATCCTCTCCATCTTTCGCTATCTTAAAAGATGGGAAATTATGTACGATGGTAGAACGGCATGAGATTGAAGGACATGATCCAATGTCTGTCGTTAACAAGCTTCAATCATACTTTGATCAATATTGTGAAGAAATGTAA
- a CDS encoding transporter substrate-binding domain-containing protein: MKKIASAIIASLLVISALAACDKDESAADKKTLVMATSADYPPFEYVDTANSDEIVGFDVDLAKALGKKLGYKIKVEDKDFSGLITALKTKQADLVLAGMTPTPKRKKNVDFSDVYYKANDMIVTKKDSNIKSVEDLKGGKIGVQLGSIQEDAAKELQKNTAFDIETRNRIPELVQDVQNGRFQAAIIEDTVAQGFLKKHQELQGFNIKTSDDEAGSAIAFPKNSDLTPKFNKALNEMKDSGELDKLIIKWFGADSK, encoded by the coding sequence ATGAAAAAAATAGCATCTGCAATTATTGCCAGTTTACTAGTTATTTCAGCGTTGGCTGCATGCGATAAAGATGAGTCTGCAGCAGACAAAAAAACTTTGGTGATGGCGACATCAGCCGACTACCCGCCATTTGAATATGTCGATACAGCGAACAGTGATGAGATCGTAGGTTTTGACGTTGATCTTGCTAAGGCATTGGGCAAAAAACTCGGCTACAAAATCAAAGTTGAAGATAAAGATTTCAGCGGTTTGATCACAGCTTTGAAAACAAAACAGGCTGACCTTGTATTGGCCGGGATGACACCTACTCCTAAACGAAAGAAAAATGTTGACTTCAGTGATGTCTACTATAAAGCAAACGATATGATCGTGACGAAAAAGGATAGCAATATCAAGAGTGTAGAAGATTTAAAAGGCGGGAAAATAGGGGTTCAATTGGGCTCAATCCAAGAAGACGCTGCAAAGGAACTGCAAAAAAATACAGCATTTGATATTGAAACAAGAAACCGCATCCCTGAACTTGTCCAGGATGTACAGAATGGAAGGTTCCAGGCAGCAATCATTGAAGATACAGTAGCACAGGGATTCCTTAAGAAGCATCAGGAGCTGCAAGGTTTTAATATCAAAACAAGTGATGATGAAGCAGGGTCTGCCATCGCTTTTCCTAAAAATAGCGACTTGACTCCTAAATTCAATAAGGCATTAAATGAAATGAAAGACAGCGGCGAACTGGATAAATTAATCATCAAATGGTTCGGAGCAGATTCAAAATAA
- a CDS encoding amino acid ABC transporter permease, producing the protein MGLDFQQLIPSVPFILKGIGVTLKIVLLAGVIGFLFGIILALFKISKLKVLGIIADVYTSIFRGTPLVLQLMIIFYGSPQIFGTQIDPYTAAVSAFAMNSAAYISEIIRAGIQAVDKGQQEAAAALGISYKQMMKDIILPQALKNILPALMNEFITLTKESAIVTVIGVTDVMRRSYMVGSDLYSFFEPLLFAGLVYYLLVIILTVLGKAVERRMRVSD; encoded by the coding sequence ATGGGACTGGATTTTCAGCAGTTAATCCCTTCGGTGCCATTTATATTAAAAGGAATTGGCGTCACATTAAAAATCGTCCTGCTGGCAGGGGTCATAGGATTTTTATTCGGCATCATTTTGGCATTATTTAAAATCAGTAAACTGAAAGTGCTGGGCATCATAGCGGATGTGTATACTTCAATATTCAGGGGTACGCCGCTCGTACTTCAATTGATGATCATCTTCTATGGTTCACCACAGATTTTCGGAACTCAAATCGATCCATATACTGCAGCGGTCTCTGCATTTGCCATGAACTCTGCTGCCTATATCTCAGAAATCATCCGTGCAGGAATTCAGGCAGTCGACAAAGGACAGCAGGAAGCGGCAGCCGCTCTGGGAATATCGTATAAACAAATGATGAAAGACATCATTCTTCCTCAGGCATTGAAAAATATCCTGCCTGCACTAATGAATGAATTCATCACACTTACGAAAGAATCCGCCATTGTAACCGTCATCGGCGTAACAGATGTCATGAGAAGATCTTATATGGTTGGAAGCGATTTATATTCTTTCTTTGAACCGCTATTATTCGCAGGGCTTGTATATTATCTGCTTGTCATTATCCTAACGGTCTTAGGCAAGGCAGTCGAAAGGAGAATGAGAGTCAGTGATTAA
- a CDS encoding amino acid ABC transporter ATP-binding protein encodes MINVNGLSKMFGKNEVLKDISVSIDPGEVVVVIGPSGSGKSTFLRSLNLLETPTAGDILIDNHSITGKKVDIQAFRKEIGMVFQHFHLFPHMTVLENITYAPIKVKGLTKSEAEELGKELLSKVGLVEKADEYPNRLSGGQKQRVAIARALAMNPKIMLFDEPTSALDPEMVKEVLDVMKSLAHTGMTMIIVTHEMGFAKEVADRVLFLDDGQLVEDEDPQVFFSNPSSKRAQDFLQKVL; translated from the coding sequence GTGATTAATGTGAACGGATTATCCAAAATGTTTGGGAAAAATGAAGTATTGAAAGATATCAGCGTTTCGATTGATCCAGGGGAGGTTGTTGTTGTCATCGGACCTTCCGGATCTGGGAAATCCACTTTCCTCCGCTCCTTGAATCTGCTTGAAACTCCAACAGCAGGTGACATTTTGATAGACAATCATTCTATCACCGGAAAAAAAGTGGATATACAAGCATTCAGAAAAGAAATAGGCATGGTGTTCCAGCACTTTCACCTTTTCCCTCATATGACAGTCCTCGAGAACATCACTTATGCCCCAATAAAAGTGAAGGGGTTGACTAAGTCGGAGGCAGAAGAGCTTGGGAAAGAGCTCCTTTCTAAAGTGGGACTTGTTGAAAAAGCTGATGAATATCCAAACAGATTGTCAGGCGGCCAGAAGCAGCGTGTGGCTATCGCAAGGGCCCTCGCTATGAATCCTAAAATTATGCTATTTGATGAACCAACCTCAGCACTCGATCCAGAGATGGTGAAAGAAGTGCTTGACGTTATGAAATCACTGGCTCATACAGGAATGACCATGATTATTGTCACGCATGAAATGGGATTTGCAAAAGAAGTGGCAGACCGTGTATTATTTTTGGACGATGGCCAGCTTGTAGAGGATGAAGACCCGCAAGTATTCTTCTCAAATCCATCTTCCAAGCGTGCTCAAGATTTCTTGCAAAAAGTACTGTAA
- a CDS encoding aromatic acid exporter family protein: MFRIGYRTIKTAIGTVLAIMLAQWFDLHNFVSAGIITVLCIQVTKRQSIKAAWTRFLACVLAMIFSSVFFEAIGYYPFVIGLLLLVFIPTTVMLKAKEGIVTSIVIILHIYSAGQVTVHSIFNEFCIILIGIGIALVMNLYMPSMENRLLSLLEKIEENFHSIFTEIISYLRMHKSEWDGKEITETARMLEEAKGLAVRDLQNHVLKSEDSYYHYFKMREKQFEIIERVLPIITSLEMNVEQSKIVADFLEEVSNNIHPGNTAFLYLKKLYDMKLHFEGMELPKTRSEFEVRAALFQFVREMEQYLLIKSSFKGIKGKKMNQKTGQNAH; encoded by the coding sequence ATGTTTCGTATTGGCTATAGGACCATTAAAACAGCAATCGGAACTGTGCTGGCCATCATGCTTGCTCAGTGGTTCGATCTGCATAATTTCGTTTCAGCCGGAATCATCACAGTTCTGTGCATCCAAGTCACAAAAAGGCAGTCCATCAAGGCTGCATGGACCAGATTTTTGGCCTGTGTACTTGCAATGATTTTTTCATCAGTGTTTTTTGAAGCAATAGGCTATTATCCGTTTGTGATCGGATTGCTGCTTCTCGTATTCATCCCTACTACTGTTATGCTGAAAGCGAAAGAAGGGATTGTCACAAGCATCGTCATCATCCTTCATATTTATTCTGCCGGCCAGGTGACCGTCCACTCAATTTTCAATGAATTTTGCATCATCCTTATCGGCATCGGGATTGCCCTTGTTATGAATTTATATATGCCGAGCATGGAAAACAGGCTGCTTTCCCTTCTTGAAAAAATAGAAGAGAACTTTCATTCAATCTTTACAGAAATCATCTCTTATTTGCGCATGCATAAAAGCGAATGGGACGGCAAAGAAATTACCGAAACTGCCCGGATGCTCGAAGAAGCAAAAGGACTCGCCGTACGTGATCTTCAAAATCATGTTTTGAAAAGCGAAGATTCATACTACCACTATTTTAAAATGAGAGAGAAGCAATTTGAAATCATTGAGCGGGTCCTGCCCATTATTACTTCCCTTGAAATGAATGTAGAGCAGTCCAAAATTGTTGCCGATTTCCTTGAAGAAGTAAGTAATAATATCCACCCGGGAAACACAGCATTTTTATATTTGAAAAAATTATATGATATGAAACTTCATTTCGAAGGGATGGAGCTTCCTAAAACGCGAAGCGAATTTGAAGTCCGAGCGGCGCTTTTTCAATTTGTGAGGGAAATGGAGCAGTATTTGCTCATTAAAAGTTCATTTAAAGGCATAAAAGGGAAAAAGATGAATCAGAAGACTGGACAAAATGCACACTAA
- a CDS encoding L,D-transpeptidase — protein MKILLVCILLIGSPIWPIGRNPIQGDPFIIVNKRINQLAFYYEGRQQLKTKIATGKTNDLTPEGLFTVTVKAKDPYYRRKNIPGGDPKNPLGTRWIGFDAMGTDGRIYGLHGTNQPSSIGMYISNGCVRLPKAAVEELYDKVPLGTKVNIVNSSKSFDQIAKENGAIH, from the coding sequence TTGAAGATCCTTCTAGTCTGCATCTTGCTTATCGGCTCTCCTATTTGGCCAATTGGACGGAACCCCATTCAAGGTGATCCTTTTATCATTGTAAACAAAAGGATAAATCAATTGGCTTTTTATTATGAAGGCCGGCAGCAGCTAAAAACAAAAATAGCTACCGGCAAAACGAATGATCTCACACCGGAGGGACTTTTCACGGTGACGGTAAAAGCAAAAGACCCTTATTATCGCCGTAAAAATATTCCGGGCGGCGACCCAAAAAACCCCCTTGGCACACGATGGATAGGATTTGATGCCATGGGGACGGATGGAAGGATTTATGGACTGCATGGTACAAACCAGCCGTCGTCCATAGGAATGTATATTTCAAATGGCTGCGTTCGCCTGCCGAAAGCAGCCGTCGAAGAATTATATGACAAGGTGCCGCTTGGAACAAAAGTGAATATCGTCAATTCCTCCAAAAGCTTCGATCAAATAGCGAAGGAAAATGGAGCAATACACTAA
- the prli42 gene encoding stressosome-associated protein Prli42: MRNKTFQKVIVYLMLLAMIASTIIFGLAMVL; encoded by the coding sequence ATGAGAAATAAAACATTTCAAAAAGTGATCGTTTATTTGATGCTGCTCGCAATGATTGCTTCAACAATTATTTTCGGATTGGCGATGGTTCTATAA
- the mce gene encoding methylmalonyl-CoA epimerase — MKKVDHIGIAVRSIEDSLSFYTEILGLQCLKIEEVPSESVKVAFIDCGNTKLELLEPTSENSAVWKFIDKKGEGIHHVALGVESIKERMEELKEKGIRLIQDEPKVGAGGAEVAFLHPKSGMGVLYELCEKNQAGGEGK; from the coding sequence ATCAAAAAAGTAGACCATATCGGAATTGCGGTTCGTTCTATTGAAGATTCATTATCCTTTTATACGGAAATCTTAGGACTGCAATGCCTCAAAATCGAAGAGGTGCCATCCGAGTCAGTCAAAGTGGCATTCATTGACTGCGGTAATACAAAACTCGAGTTGCTTGAACCAACAAGTGAAAATAGTGCAGTTTGGAAATTTATTGACAAAAAGGGTGAAGGCATCCATCATGTTGCCCTTGGAGTTGAATCCATAAAAGAGAGAATGGAAGAATTGAAAGAAAAGGGAATACGGCTTATACAAGATGAGCCAAAGGTTGGAGCCGGCGGGGCAGAAGTGGCATTCCTGCATCCGAAGTCAGGAATGGGCGTCCTTTACGAACTTTGCGAGAAAAATCAGGCGGGAGGAGAAGGGAAATGA
- a CDS encoding acyl-CoA carboxylase subunit beta: protein MTDIYEKINELYDMRRKVELGGGDEKIEKQHEKGKLTARERIDLLVDEGTFVELNPFIQHRCNDFGLDQMEGPGDGVVTGYGKVNGRPIYLFSQDFTVFGGALGEMHAKKIANVMDLAAKNGAPFIGLNDSGGARIQEGVVSLDGYGHIFYRNAIYSGVIPQISVIMGPCAGGAVYSPAITDFVFMVDDTSQMFITGPKVIETVTGEKISSEDLGGSKVHNSISGNAHFRAKTEMEVLEKVRTLIGYLPQNNEERPAAASYDEEDHYRPELTDIIPFDAVRPYDVRKVIEQVVDTGSFFEVQEEFAKNIVVGFARIKGEVVGLVCNQPKFMAGGLDIDSSDKASRFIRFCDSFNIPLITFEDVTGFFPGIKQEHGGIIRHGAKILYAYSEATVPKITVILRKAFGGAYVALNSKSIGADLVYAWPNAEVAVMGPQGAANIIFAREIQNSENPEELRNQKIEEYREKFANPYVAASRGMVDDVIDPRETRIKLIQALEIMRNKKEERPKKKHGNIPL from the coding sequence ATGACAGATATCTACGAAAAAATCAATGAATTATATGATATGCGCCGAAAAGTAGAACTAGGCGGCGGAGATGAAAAGATAGAGAAGCAGCATGAAAAGGGAAAGTTGACGGCCAGAGAACGCATTGACCTATTGGTGGATGAAGGCACATTTGTTGAATTGAATCCTTTTATTCAACATCGCTGCAATGATTTTGGACTTGATCAGATGGAAGGCCCGGGGGACGGGGTAGTGACCGGATATGGAAAAGTGAACGGCAGGCCGATATACCTTTTTTCACAGGACTTCACGGTTTTTGGCGGTGCCTTGGGAGAAATGCATGCAAAGAAAATTGCTAATGTCATGGATCTTGCCGCTAAAAATGGAGCTCCGTTCATCGGTTTGAATGATTCAGGCGGGGCACGCATCCAGGAAGGCGTCGTTTCATTGGATGGATACGGCCATATATTTTATCGAAACGCCATTTATTCAGGGGTCATTCCTCAGATTTCTGTCATCATGGGACCGTGTGCAGGTGGAGCAGTCTATTCGCCGGCCATCACCGATTTTGTATTCATGGTGGATGACACAAGCCAAATGTTCATTACAGGACCGAAAGTCATTGAGACAGTAACAGGAGAGAAAATCTCATCGGAAGATCTCGGAGGATCAAAAGTGCATAACTCAATCAGCGGCAATGCCCATTTCAGGGCCAAGACCGAGATGGAAGTGCTCGAGAAAGTCCGGACTCTCATTGGCTACCTTCCGCAAAATAATGAAGAAAGACCGGCTGCAGCCTCTTATGATGAAGAGGACCATTATCGTCCGGAGCTGACCGACATCATCCCGTTTGATGCCGTCCGCCCGTACGATGTAAGAAAAGTGATTGAGCAGGTTGTGGACACAGGATCCTTCTTTGAGGTGCAAGAAGAATTCGCGAAAAATATTGTGGTAGGTTTTGCACGGATCAAAGGAGAAGTAGTTGGTCTCGTCTGCAATCAGCCTAAGTTTATGGCGGGAGGGCTTGATATCGATTCATCCGACAAGGCATCCCGATTCATCCGATTCTGTGATTCTTTCAATATTCCATTGATTACCTTTGAAGATGTCACCGGCTTCTTCCCGGGAATCAAACAGGAACATGGAGGCATCATCAGGCATGGAGCGAAGATTCTTTATGCATATTCTGAAGCCACAGTCCCGAAAATCACTGTGATTCTCCGAAAAGCATTTGGGGGAGCCTACGTTGCCTTGAACAGCAAATCAATTGGAGCGGATCTCGTATATGCATGGCCGAATGCCGAAGTAGCTGTTATGGGGCCTCAGGGAGCCGCTAATATAATTTTTGCCCGGGAAATACAAAACAGCGAAAATCCGGAAGAGCTGCGCAATCAAAAGATTGAGGAATATCGTGAGAAATTTGCAAACCCTTATGTAGCTGCATCCAGGGGAATGGTGGATGATGTAATCGACCCGAGGGAAACAAGGATAAAATTGATTCAGGCCCTCGAAATCATGAGGAATAAAAAGGAAGAGCGTCCAAAGAAAAAGCACGGCAATATCCCATTGTAG
- a CDS encoding tripeptidase T — translation MINEERLLNEFLELVQIDSETKNESEIAKVLKKKFEDLGVEVFEDDTMEQTGHGAGNLVCTLKGTKEGVDTIYFTSHMDTVVPGKGIKPSVKDGYVVTDGTTILGADDKAGLASMFEAIRALKEQNVEHGTIQFIITVGEESGLVGAKALDSSLVKAKFGFALDSDGPVGNIIVAAPTQAKVKASIFGKTAHAGVAPEKGVSAITLAAKAISKMPLGRIDEETTANIGRFEGGQATNIVCDRVDILAEARSLVPEKMEAQVAKMKEAFEKTAEEFGGKAEVDVQVMYPGFKFGEGDHVVEVAKKAAAKIGRESKLLTSGGGSDANVIAGFGVPTVNLAVGYEEIHTTNERMPVAELTKLAEMVLAVVKEVAEA, via the coding sequence ATGATTAACGAAGAACGTTTATTGAATGAGTTTCTAGAGTTGGTTCAAATTGACTCAGAAACTAAAAATGAAAGCGAAATCGCAAAAGTTTTGAAAAAGAAATTTGAGGATCTTGGCGTAGAAGTTTTTGAAGACGATACTATGGAGCAGACAGGCCATGGAGCAGGTAACCTTGTTTGCACCCTTAAAGGAACGAAAGAAGGAGTGGATACCATCTACTTCACTTCCCACATGGATACAGTTGTTCCCGGCAAAGGAATCAAGCCTTCTGTAAAAGATGGCTACGTGGTGACTGACGGAACTACAATCCTTGGTGCAGATGATAAAGCCGGTCTTGCCAGCATGTTTGAAGCGATCCGTGCTTTGAAAGAACAAAATGTAGAGCATGGTACGATTCAATTCATCATCACAGTTGGAGAAGAGTCTGGTCTTGTTGGTGCGAAAGCATTGGATTCTTCCCTTGTGAAGGCGAAGTTTGGCTTCGCACTTGACAGTGATGGGCCTGTTGGAAACATCATCGTTGCTGCTCCGACTCAAGCAAAAGTAAAAGCATCCATCTTCGGGAAGACTGCACACGCAGGTGTAGCACCGGAAAAAGGCGTTTCTGCCATTACGTTGGCAGCTAAGGCTATTTCTAAAATGCCTCTTGGACGCATTGACGAAGAGACGACTGCCAATATCGGCCGATTCGAAGGCGGACAGGCAACAAACATCGTATGCGACCGAGTGGATATCCTAGCGGAAGCACGCTCTCTAGTCCCTGAAAAGATGGAAGCGCAAGTAGCAAAAATGAAGGAAGCTTTCGAAAAGACTGCTGAAGAGTTCGGCGGAAAAGCGGAAGTGGATGTTCAAGTCATGTACCCTGGCTTCAAATTTGGAGAAGGTGACCATGTAGTGGAAGTAGCGAAAAAAGCTGCTGCCAAAATTGGACGTGAAAGCAAACTATTGACAAGCGGCGGCGGAAGCGACGCAAACGTCATTGCAGGATTCGGCGTTCCAACTGTAAACCTTGCTGTAGGATACGAAGAAATCCATACAACAAATGAACGCATGCCTGTGGCTGAATTGACAAAATTAGCTGAAATGGTATTAGCCGTAGTCAAGGAAGTAGCAGAAGCGTAA